One window of Saprospiraceae bacterium genomic DNA carries:
- a CDS encoding TlpA family protein disulfide reductase — MKTFSAFGLILSFALLSFTIGDKKFPAANLKSLDGKAVNLNASFAKNKLTVISFWATWCSPCKKELDAIKPLYPEWKKMGVEVVAVTIDDAQALNKVKPLVSQKAWDYTILSDANKDMLRNLNFQSIPQTFVVDASGTILYTHNGYTPGDEYELENKLKSFLK, encoded by the coding sequence ATGAAAACCTTTTCAGCCTTTGGCCTCATCTTGAGTTTTGCACTTTTATCCTTTACAATTGGCGATAAGAAATTTCCTGCAGCCAATTTGAAATCACTGGATGGGAAAGCGGTAAACCTAAATGCGAGCTTTGCAAAAAATAAATTGACCGTTATCAGTTTTTGGGCAACCTGGTGTTCCCCTTGTAAAAAAGAACTGGATGCAATCAAGCCACTTTACCCTGAATGGAAGAAAATGGGAGTTGAAGTAGTGGCTGTAACGATCGATGATGCACAGGCCTTAAATAAGGTGAAACCATTGGTTAGTCAAAAAGCATGGGATTATACGATTCTTTCAGATGCAAATAAAGACATGCTCCGCAATTTAAATTTTCAATCCATTCCGCAAACATTTGTGGTAGATGCAAGCGGCACGATCCTTTATACACACAATGGGTATACCCCTGGAGATGAATACGAACTTGAGAACAAACTCAAGTCATTTTTGAAGTAA